One part of the Lycium ferocissimum isolate CSIRO_LF1 chromosome 8, AGI_CSIRO_Lferr_CH_V1, whole genome shotgun sequence genome encodes these proteins:
- the LOC132066949 gene encoding uncharacterized protein LOC132066949 — MVKTYHPIHRCTPLNKNKMCNAKFISNRFRDRITSQPTIRIWEIQDLVRDQLGLYVGRTICHRAKQIVLNKFMGDWREEFARLCDYAEQIILSNPGNTCIVKTDRESQPGVNLFKYFYVCFDAMKRGWLEGCRKIIGFDGCFLKGACKGELLVAVGKNGNQQMFPIAWAVIDNESKESWTWFIQNLINDLGLGIGDGITVMSDMQKGLLSTLLNLLPNAEHRECARHIWANW; from the exons atggtgaaaactTACCATCCAATTCACAGGTGCACTCCACTTAACAAGAATAAGATGTGCAATGCTAAGTTCATATCCAACAGATTTAGGGATAGGATCACTTCTCAACCTACTattagaatttgggaaattcAGGACTTGGTTAGAGACCAGTTAGGGTTGTATGTTGGTAGAACTATATGTCATAGGGCAAAACAAATAGTGCTTAATAAGTTTATGGGGGATTGGAGGGAGGAGTTTGCAAGACTTTGTGATTATGCAGAACAAATCATTTTGAGTAATCCTGGTAACACTTGCATAGTGAAAACAGACAGAGAAAGTCAGCCTGGAGTGAATTTGTTTAAGTATTTTTATGTTTGTTTTGATGCAATGAAAAGGGGCTGGTTGGAGGGATGCAGGAAAATTATTGGGTTTGATGGTTGCTTCCTAAAAGGTGCATGTAAGGGTGAACTTCTGGTGGCTGTTGGAAAAAATGGGAATCAGCAGATGTTTCCCATTGCTTGGGCTGTCATTGACAATGAGTCAAAAGAGTCATGGACATGGTTTATTCAGAACTTAATCAATGATTTGGGGCTGGGAATTGGAGATGGAATTACAGTAATGTCAGACATGCAAAAG GGATTGTTGAGCACACTTCTAAATCTTTTACCAAATGCTGAGCATAGGGAATGTGCTAGACATATATGGGCTAATTGGTAG